In Anopheles gambiae chromosome 2, idAnoGambNW_F1_1, whole genome shotgun sequence, a single window of DNA contains:
- the LOC1275783 gene encoding uncharacterized protein LOC1275783 isoform X3 encodes MDHITNMAECQAIVYDILYTKVLLMPDVQYAVERMLHDPEDHRITYDEDEQGSKVVTTEDGRQMKLSAASETECVLKNSQLCHFHNITNFDAIQQFFAIHGSAEGYRVYVGLNVRQGVRKPNPLLEDQNLSCVRQLLNLGITPFPYKVAKALDRNIYRNVEFDVWHEIRAEKWKAHLLQITHKAHNENQIDQTRQSYEDRYMHEGNRRGKRIEFVKNPFIEPSEINEVIDAIAEDEPPAQQLNTNEVADPHLALVPYPVEQCGYLPPSVQFGDTNAVGVVASDQNQFPFGDKNGQCSAGGVGCCTIFPFYPIAPMTFRALPGLNQIQQQLPAIMPNNNQQLVSEQHQQQLAFVPNSSTVIKTSNECSMLYHMQQTQITQQVLQHQIQQQQLQQQQQLQQQQQLQQQQQLQQQQQPQQQQQLQQQQQLQQEHQQLQHQQQQEHQQQQQHQQQQQQPQIICPYLPIAGHAPYIHGCIYNCVPNVGEASNHGTIALAYDINPLNSPPPFNCAQFWPNN; translated from the exons ATGGACCACATTACTAATATGGCCGAATGCCAGG CGATAGTGTATGACATACTGTACACGAAGGTGTTGCTAATGCCTGACGTGCAGTATGCGGTTGAGCGGATGCTGCACGATCCTGAAGATCACAGGATCACGTACGACGAAGACGAGCAGGGTAGCAAAGTCGTCACAACAGAAGATGGCCGACAAATGAAGCTGAGCGCGGCTAGCGAAACGGAATGCGTGCTGAAGAATTCGCAACTGTGTCATTTCCATAACATAACAAACTTTGATGCGATTCAGCAGTTCTTCGCCATCCATGGTTCGGCCGAGGGCTACCGTGTGTACGTTGGGCTGAACGTGCGCCAGGGTGTAAGGAAGCCGAATCCGTTGCTGGAGGACCAAAACTTGTCCTGCGTGCGTCAGTTGCTGAACCTAGGCATTACGCCGTTCCCGTACAAGGTGGCCAAAGCACTCGATCGTAACATCTACCGGAACGTGGAGTTTGACGTGTGGCACGAGATCCGGGCGGAGAAATGGAAAGCACATCTTTTGCAG ataacacacaaagcacaTAACGAGAACCAAATCGATCAAACGAGACAATCTTACGAAGATAGATATATGCATGAAG GCAATCGTCGTGGCAAGCGTATAGAATTCGTTAAAAATCCATTTATAGAGCCGTCCGAGATAAATGAAGTGATCGATGCCATAGCGGAAGACGAGCCCCCTGCACAGCAATTGAACACAAACGAAGTAGCCGATCCTCATCTGGCACTTGTGCCCTATCCGGTGGAGCAGTGCGGGTATCTTCCGCCGTCAGTTCAGTTCGGCGACACGAACGCGGTTGGTGTGGTTGCCTCCGATCAAAACCAATTTCCATTTGGTGACAAGAACGGGCAGTGTTCTGCAGGAGGTGTTGGATGTTGTACAATTTTCCCGTTCTACCCTATTGCTCCAATG ACATTTCGTGCATTACCTGGACTGAATCAaatacagcagcagctgcccgCCATTATGCCAAATAACAATCAACAGCTTGTTTCtgaacagcatcaacagcaactGGCATTTGTGCCGAACTCCTCCACGGTGATTAAAACTTCCAACGAATGTTCAATGCTGTACCATATGCAACAAACTCAGATAACTCAGCAGGTGTTGCAGCATcaaatacaacagcagcagctccagcaacagcagcagcttcagcaacagcagcagctccagcaacagcagcagctccagcaacagcagcagccccagcaacagcagcagctccagcaacagcagcagctccaacaAGAGCACCAACAGCTgcagcaccaacaacagcaggaacaccaacagcagcagcaacaccaacagcagcagcagcaaccgcagaTCATTTGCCCATACCTTCCGATTGCTGGACATGCACCGTACATACATGGGTGCATTTATAACTGTGTGCCAAACGTAGGGGAAGCAAGCA ATCATGGTACAATAGCGTTGGCGTACGATATAAACCCGTTGAATTCGCCGCCGCCTTTTAATTGTGCTCAATTTTGGCCCAACAATTAA
- the LOC1275783 gene encoding uncharacterized protein LOC1275783 isoform X1, protein MSENRGFGFGCREAPDICDKFLENQGYYRKHTALDSSSLFRVVSEQQYSIQLHHEEVRKQCVNYMHANRAQFKKDIKWDFEGYLENMSRLKTHGTLVELKALAHLHKANVRLFEPFADGKWFLQNDSYDNLWRVFIGRNNHFDSIYTMDHITNMAECQAIVYDILYTKVLLMPDVQYAVERMLHDPEDHRITYDEDEQGSKVVTTEDGRQMKLSAASETECVLKNSQLCHFHNITNFDAIQQFFAIHGSAEGYRVYVGLNVRQGVRKPNPLLEDQNLSCVRQLLNLGITPFPYKVAKALDRNIYRNVEFDVWHEIRAEKWKAHLLQITHKAHNENQIDQTRQSYEDRYMHEGNRRGKRIEFVKNPFIEPSEINEVIDAIAEDEPPAQQLNTNEVADPHLALVPYPVEQCGYLPPSVQFGDTNAVGVVASDQNQFPFGDKNGQCSAGGVGCCTIFPFYPIAPMTFRALPGLNQIQQQLPAIMPNNNQQLVSEQHQQQLAFVPNSSTVIKTSNECSMLYHMQQTQITQQVLQHQIQQQQLQQQQQLQQQQQLQQQQQLQQQQQPQQQQQLQQQQQLQQEHQQLQHQQQQEHQQQQQHQQQQQQPQIICPYLPIAGHAPYIHGCIYNCVPNVGEASNHGTIALAYDINPLNSPPPFNCAQFWPNN, encoded by the exons ATGAGTGAGAATCGTGGGTTTGGTTTCGGGTGTCGAGAAGCCCCGGATATTTGCGACAAGTTTTTGGAAAACCAAGGATACTACCGCAAACACACAGCATTAGATTCGTCCTCGCTGTTCCGCGTCGTCTCCGAACAGCAGTACAGCATCCAGTTACACCACGAGGAAGTCCGCAAGCAATGTGTAAACTACATGCACGCCAATAGAGCGCAATTTAAAAAG GATATCAAGTGGGACTTTGAAGGGTATTTGGAAAATATGAGTCGGCTGAAAACGCACGGTACCCTGGTGGAACTGAAAGCCTTGGCGCATCTGCACAA AGCCAATGTTCGCTTGTTCGAACCGTTTGCCGATGGAAAATGGTTCCTGCAGAATGATTCGTACGATAATCTTTGGAGAGTGTTTATCGGGCGTAATAATCATTTCGATTCGATTTATACCATGGACCACATTACTAATATGGCCGAATGCCAGG CGATAGTGTATGACATACTGTACACGAAGGTGTTGCTAATGCCTGACGTGCAGTATGCGGTTGAGCGGATGCTGCACGATCCTGAAGATCACAGGATCACGTACGACGAAGACGAGCAGGGTAGCAAAGTCGTCACAACAGAAGATGGCCGACAAATGAAGCTGAGCGCGGCTAGCGAAACGGAATGCGTGCTGAAGAATTCGCAACTGTGTCATTTCCATAACATAACAAACTTTGATGCGATTCAGCAGTTCTTCGCCATCCATGGTTCGGCCGAGGGCTACCGTGTGTACGTTGGGCTGAACGTGCGCCAGGGTGTAAGGAAGCCGAATCCGTTGCTGGAGGACCAAAACTTGTCCTGCGTGCGTCAGTTGCTGAACCTAGGCATTACGCCGTTCCCGTACAAGGTGGCCAAAGCACTCGATCGTAACATCTACCGGAACGTGGAGTTTGACGTGTGGCACGAGATCCGGGCGGAGAAATGGAAAGCACATCTTTTGCAG ataacacacaaagcacaTAACGAGAACCAAATCGATCAAACGAGACAATCTTACGAAGATAGATATATGCATGAAG GCAATCGTCGTGGCAAGCGTATAGAATTCGTTAAAAATCCATTTATAGAGCCGTCCGAGATAAATGAAGTGATCGATGCCATAGCGGAAGACGAGCCCCCTGCACAGCAATTGAACACAAACGAAGTAGCCGATCCTCATCTGGCACTTGTGCCCTATCCGGTGGAGCAGTGCGGGTATCTTCCGCCGTCAGTTCAGTTCGGCGACACGAACGCGGTTGGTGTGGTTGCCTCCGATCAAAACCAATTTCCATTTGGTGACAAGAACGGGCAGTGTTCTGCAGGAGGTGTTGGATGTTGTACAATTTTCCCGTTCTACCCTATTGCTCCAATG ACATTTCGTGCATTACCTGGACTGAATCAaatacagcagcagctgcccgCCATTATGCCAAATAACAATCAACAGCTTGTTTCtgaacagcatcaacagcaactGGCATTTGTGCCGAACTCCTCCACGGTGATTAAAACTTCCAACGAATGTTCAATGCTGTACCATATGCAACAAACTCAGATAACTCAGCAGGTGTTGCAGCATcaaatacaacagcagcagctccagcaacagcagcagcttcagcaacagcagcagctccagcaacagcagcagctccagcaacagcagcagccccagcaacagcagcagctccagcaacagcagcagctccaacaAGAGCACCAACAGCTgcagcaccaacaacagcaggaacaccaacagcagcagcaacaccaacagcagcagcagcaaccgcagaTCATTTGCCCATACCTTCCGATTGCTGGACATGCACCGTACATACATGGGTGCATTTATAACTGTGTGCCAAACGTAGGGGAAGCAAGCA ATCATGGTACAATAGCGTTGGCGTACGATATAAACCCGTTGAATTCGCCGCCGCCTTTTAATTGTGCTCAATTTTGGCCCAACAATTAA
- the LOC1275783 gene encoding uncharacterized protein LOC1275783 isoform X2: MSENRGFGFGCREAPDICDKFLENQGYYRKHTALDSSSLFRVVSEQQYSIQLHHEEVRKQCVNYMHANRAQFKKDIKWDFEGYLENMSRLKTHGTLVELKALAHLHKANVRLFEPFADGKWFLQNDSYDNLWRVFIGRNNHFDSIYTMDHITNMAECQAIVYDILYTKVLLMPDVQYAVERMLHDPEDHRITYDEDEQGSKVVTTEDGRQMKLSAASETECVLKNSQLCHFHNITNFDAIQQFFAIHGSAEGYRVYVGLNVRQGVRKPNPLLEDQNLSCVRQLLNLGITPFPYKVAKALDRNIYRNVEFDVWHEIRAEKWKAHLLQITHKAHNENQIDQTRQSYEDRYMHEGNRRGKRIEFVKNPFIEPSEINEVIDAIAEDEPPAQQLNTNEVADPHLALVPYPVEQCGYLPPSVQFGDTNAVGVVASDQNQFPFGDKNGQCSAGGVGCCTIFPFYPIAPMTFRALPGLNQIQQQLPAIMPNNNQQLVSEQHQQQLAFVPNSSTHQIQQQQLQQQQQLQQQQQLQQQQQLQQQQQPQQQQQLQQQQQLQQEHQQLQHQQQQEHQQQQQHQQQQQQPQIICPYLPIAGHAPYIHGCIYNCVPNVGEASNHGTIALAYDINPLNSPPPFNCAQFWPNN; the protein is encoded by the exons ATGAGTGAGAATCGTGGGTTTGGTTTCGGGTGTCGAGAAGCCCCGGATATTTGCGACAAGTTTTTGGAAAACCAAGGATACTACCGCAAACACACAGCATTAGATTCGTCCTCGCTGTTCCGCGTCGTCTCCGAACAGCAGTACAGCATCCAGTTACACCACGAGGAAGTCCGCAAGCAATGTGTAAACTACATGCACGCCAATAGAGCGCAATTTAAAAAG GATATCAAGTGGGACTTTGAAGGGTATTTGGAAAATATGAGTCGGCTGAAAACGCACGGTACCCTGGTGGAACTGAAAGCCTTGGCGCATCTGCACAA AGCCAATGTTCGCTTGTTCGAACCGTTTGCCGATGGAAAATGGTTCCTGCAGAATGATTCGTACGATAATCTTTGGAGAGTGTTTATCGGGCGTAATAATCATTTCGATTCGATTTATACCATGGACCACATTACTAATATGGCCGAATGCCAGG CGATAGTGTATGACATACTGTACACGAAGGTGTTGCTAATGCCTGACGTGCAGTATGCGGTTGAGCGGATGCTGCACGATCCTGAAGATCACAGGATCACGTACGACGAAGACGAGCAGGGTAGCAAAGTCGTCACAACAGAAGATGGCCGACAAATGAAGCTGAGCGCGGCTAGCGAAACGGAATGCGTGCTGAAGAATTCGCAACTGTGTCATTTCCATAACATAACAAACTTTGATGCGATTCAGCAGTTCTTCGCCATCCATGGTTCGGCCGAGGGCTACCGTGTGTACGTTGGGCTGAACGTGCGCCAGGGTGTAAGGAAGCCGAATCCGTTGCTGGAGGACCAAAACTTGTCCTGCGTGCGTCAGTTGCTGAACCTAGGCATTACGCCGTTCCCGTACAAGGTGGCCAAAGCACTCGATCGTAACATCTACCGGAACGTGGAGTTTGACGTGTGGCACGAGATCCGGGCGGAGAAATGGAAAGCACATCTTTTGCAG ataacacacaaagcacaTAACGAGAACCAAATCGATCAAACGAGACAATCTTACGAAGATAGATATATGCATGAAG GCAATCGTCGTGGCAAGCGTATAGAATTCGTTAAAAATCCATTTATAGAGCCGTCCGAGATAAATGAAGTGATCGATGCCATAGCGGAAGACGAGCCCCCTGCACAGCAATTGAACACAAACGAAGTAGCCGATCCTCATCTGGCACTTGTGCCCTATCCGGTGGAGCAGTGCGGGTATCTTCCGCCGTCAGTTCAGTTCGGCGACACGAACGCGGTTGGTGTGGTTGCCTCCGATCAAAACCAATTTCCATTTGGTGACAAGAACGGGCAGTGTTCTGCAGGAGGTGTTGGATGTTGTACAATTTTCCCGTTCTACCCTATTGCTCCAATG ACATTTCGTGCATTACCTGGACTGAATCAaatacagcagcagctgcccgCCATTATGCCAAATAACAATCAACAGCTTGTTTCtgaacagcatcaacagcaactGGCATTTGTGCCGAACTCCTCCACG CATcaaatacaacagcagcagctccagcaacagcagcagcttcagcaacagcagcagctccagcaacagcagcagctccagcaacagcagcagccccagcaacagcagcagctccagcaacagcagcagctccaacaAGAGCACCAACAGCTgcagcaccaacaacagcaggaacaccaacagcagcagcaacaccaacagcagcagcagcaaccgcagaTCATTTGCCCATACCTTCCGATTGCTGGACATGCACCGTACATACATGGGTGCATTTATAACTGTGTGCCAAACGTAGGGGAAGCAAGCA ATCATGGTACAATAGCGTTGGCGTACGATATAAACCCGTTGAATTCGCCGCCGCCTTTTAATTGTGCTCAATTTTGGCCCAACAATTAA